The Paenibacillus polymyxa M1 DNA segment GGACGACATGCTGGATCAGGTGAAGAAGGAAGGTTATAATCTCATCCGTCTGCCTTACAGCAATCAGTTATTGGATTCCAGCTCTCGTCCGGACAGTATTGATTACTACAAAAATCCTGATCTGGTCGGATTGACTCCGATTCAAATTATGGACAAGCTGATCGAAAAAGCTGGACAACGCGGTATTCAGATTATCCTTGACCGTCACCGCCCAGGCTCAGGTGGACAATCCGAGCTATGGTATACCTCTCAGTACCCTGAGTCCCGCTGGATCAGCGACTGGAAGATGTTAGCTGAACGTTATAAAAACAATCCTACCGTCATTGGTGCAGATTTACACAACGAACCGCACGGTCAGGCAAGCTGGGGAACAGGCGATGTTTCCACAGACTGGCGTCTCGCGGCGCAGCGTGCAGGGAATGCCATTCTGTCTGTGAATCCGAATTGGCTGATTCTGGTAGAAGGTGTGGACCATAATGTACAAGGCAACAACAGCCAATATTGGTGGGGCGGCAACCTGACAGGTGTAGCCAACTATCCTGTCGTTCTGGACGTACCGAACCGTGTCGTCTATTCACCACATGACTACGGTCCTGGTGTGTCTTCGCAGCCATGGTTCAACGATTCAACCTTCCCGTCCAACCTGCCAGCAATCTGGGATCAAACCTGGGGCTACATCAGTAAGCAAAACATAGCTCCGGTGCTGGTCGGTGAATTCGGCGGTCGCAATGTTGATTCGTCTTCCGCTGAGGGTAAATGGCA contains these protein-coding regions:
- a CDS encoding glycoside hydrolase family 5 protein, whose product is MKKKGLKKTFFVIASLVMGFTLYGYTPPSADAASVKGYYHTQGNKIVDESGKEAAFNGLNWFGLETPNYTLHGLWSRSMDDMLDQVKKEGYNLIRLPYSNQLLDSSSRPDSIDYYKNPDLVGLTPIQIMDKLIEKAGQRGIQIILDRHRPGSGGQSELWYTSQYPESRWISDWKMLAERYKNNPTVIGADLHNEPHGQASWGTGDVSTDWRLAAQRAGNAILSVNPNWLILVEGVDHNVQGNNSQYWWGGNLTGVANYPVVLDVPNRVVYSPHDYGPGVSSQPWFNDSTFPSNLPAIWDQTWGYISKQNIAPVLVGEFGGRNVDSSSAEGKWQNALVDYIGANNLYFTYWSLNPNSGDTGGLLLDDWVTWNRPKQDMLSRIMKPVNFIAEQVKASAE